A window from Chrysemys picta bellii isolate R12L10 chromosome 20, ASM1138683v2, whole genome shotgun sequence encodes these proteins:
- the LOC112061446 gene encoding POU domain, class 2, transcription factor 2-like isoform X1, with the protein MSKPLELEKTRVEPHGEHTDTERNGPDTNHQTQQSKPAPFSPAPTGPSPKIKAEDPTALPPAPAPAPPAQQPHLPQAQLMLAGSQLAGLTALMPAQQQLLLQQAQLLAAAVQQSNAAAAANAASQPPGGEAPQSQPQTPQLALSQPIQLTAQDIQQLLQLQQLVLVPGHHLQPPAQFLLPQAQQGQQGLLPTPNLFQLPQQSPGGLLPTPPRAGLPAQPVTRPGLPESHLAHPQPPKCLEPPAHPEEPSDLEELEQFARTFKQRRIKLGFTQGDVGLAMGKLYGNDFSQTTISRFEALNLSFKNMCKLKPLLEKWLNDAETMSVDSTLPSPNQLSSPSLGFDGLPGRRRKKRTSIETNVRFALEKSFLANQKPTSEEILLIAEQLNMEKEVIRVWFCNRRQKEKRINPCSSTPMLPAQGKPPGYGPHMVTSPGPGVSLPLSQASSSLSTTVTTLSSAVGSLTPSRTGAGGGPPAINSATPPPTNNTNPSPQTSSHAAIGLSGLNPSTGSTVLGVNAGLNPALMATNPLATIQALASGGTLPITSLDASGNLVLGTTASTPGSQSIVTSPLFLNHAGLPLLSATPGGVGLVSAAVAASLSSKSPSLTSSSSSSSSSTCSSCSSSSEAAGPPPGHAGLAASEPDSKTE; encoded by the exons ATGTCTAAGCCACTGGAGCTGGAGAAGACACGAGTGGAGCCACATGGGGAGCACACAG ACACAGAACGAAACGGTCCCGACACAAACCACCAG ACCCAGCAGAGCAAACCAGCCCCATTCTCCCCGGCCcccaccggccccagccccaag atcAAGGCGGAGGACCCCACggccctgcctccagctccagcaccggcccccccggcccagcagccgcacctgccccaggcccagctcaTGTTAGCCGGCAGCCAGCTGGCCGGG CTGACGGCCCTGATGCccgcccagcagcagctcctcctgcagcaggcgCAGCTCCTGGCCGCGGCCGTGCAGCAATCCAACGCGGCCGCCGCAGCCAACGCCGCCAGCCAGCCGCCGGGGGGCGAGgcgccccagagccagccgcaaaCGCCCCAGCTGGCTCTGTCGCAGCCCATCCAGCTCACCGCGCAG GACATCCAGCAGCTCCTTCAGCTCCAGCAGCTGGTGCTTGTCCCTGGGCACCACCTCCAGCCGCCCGCCCAGTTCCTACTGCCACAGGCCCAGCAAGGACAACAAG GGCTGCTCCCGACACCAAATCTCTTTCAGCTACCTCAGCAAAGCCCGGGGGGGCTcctgccaacccccccccgcgccgggctgcctgcacag ccAGTGACTCGGCCGGGTCTCCCCGAGTCCCACCTcgcgcacccccagcccccgaaATGCCTGGAGCCGCCGGCGCACCCCGAGGAGCCCAGCGACCTGGAGGAACTGGAGCAGTTCGCCCGCACCTTCAAACAGCGACGCATCAAGCTTGGCTTCACGCAG ggcgaCGTAGGGCTGGCCATGGGGAAACTCTATGGCAACGACTTCAGCCAGACGACCATCTCCCGCTTCGAGGCCCTGAACCTCAGCTTCAAGAACATGTGCAAGCTCAAGCCGCTGCTGGAGAAGTGGCTGAATGACGCTG AGACCATGTCGGTGGACtcgaccctccccagccccaaccaGCTGAGCAGCCCCAGCCTGGGGTTTGACGGGCTGCCAGGCCGGCGCCGCAAGAAACGCACCAGCATCGAGACCAACGTGCGCTTCGCCCTGGAGAAGAGCTTTCTCGCG AACCAGAAGCCTACCTCAGAGGAGATCCTGCTGATCGCAGAGCAGCTGAACATGGAGAAGGAGGTGATCCGTGTCTGGTTCTGCAACCGCCGCCAGAAGGAGAAACGCATCAAcccctgcagcagcacccccatgcTGCCCGCCCAGGGCAAGCCCCCCGGGTACGGCCCGCACATG GTGACGAGTCCGGGCCCCGGCGTGAGTCTCCCGCTCTCCCAGGCCTCCAGCAGTCTGAGCACAACAG TGACTACCTTATCCTCGGCGGTCGGCTCCCTGACCCCCAGCCGgacgggggcgggcggggggcctCCCGCCATCAATtccgccacgccgccccccacCAACAACACCAACCCCAGCCCCCAGACCAGCAGCCACGCGGCCATCGGCCTGTCGGGCCTGAATCCCAGCACGGG aagcacagtGCTAGGGGTGAACGCGGGGTTAAACCCGGCGCTAATGGCCACCAACCCGCTGGCCACCATCCAAG CGTTGGCCAGTGGTGGAACCCTGCCCATTACCAGTCTTGACGCCAGCGGTAACTTGGTCCTGGGCACTACGGCCAGCACCCCGGGGAGCCAGAGCATTGTCACCTCGCCGCTCTTCCTGAACCACGCGGGGCTGCCCCTGCTGAGTGCCACCccggggggagtggggctggtctCGGCCGCCGTGGCCGCCTCCCTGTCCAGCAAATcccccagcctcacctcctcctcctcctcctcctcctcctccacctgctcctcttgCAGCTCCTCCAGCGAGGCGGCCGGGCCGCCCCCGGGCCACGCCGGGCTGGCAGCCTCCGAGCCGGACAGCAAGACGGAGTGA
- the LOC112061446 gene encoding POU domain, class 2, transcription factor 2-like isoform X2, which translates to MSKPLELEKTRVEPHGEHTDTERNGPDTNHQTQQSKPAPFSPAPTGPSPKIKAEDPTALPPAPAPAPPAQQPHLPQAQLMLAGSQLAGDIQQLLQLQQLVLVPGHHLQPPAQFLLPQAQQGQQGLLPTPNLFQLPQQSPGGLLPTPPRAGLPAQPVTRPGLPESHLAHPQPPKCLEPPAHPEEPSDLEELEQFARTFKQRRIKLGFTQGDVGLAMGKLYGNDFSQTTISRFEALNLSFKNMCKLKPLLEKWLNDAETMSVDSTLPSPNQLSSPSLGFDGLPGRRRKKRTSIETNVRFALEKSFLANQKPTSEEILLIAEQLNMEKEVIRVWFCNRRQKEKRINPCSSTPMLPAQGKPPGYGPHMVTSPGPGVSLPLSQASSSLSTTVTTLSSAVGSLTPSRTGAGGGPPAINSATPPPTNNTNPSPQTSSHAAIGLSGLNPSTGSTVLGVNAGLNPALMATNPLATIQALASGGTLPITSLDASGNLVLGTTASTPGSQSIVTSPLFLNHAGLPLLSATPGGVGLVSAAVAASLSSKSPSLTSSSSSSSSSTCSSCSSSSEAAGPPPGHAGLAASEPDSKTE; encoded by the exons ATGTCTAAGCCACTGGAGCTGGAGAAGACACGAGTGGAGCCACATGGGGAGCACACAG ACACAGAACGAAACGGTCCCGACACAAACCACCAG ACCCAGCAGAGCAAACCAGCCCCATTCTCCCCGGCCcccaccggccccagccccaag atcAAGGCGGAGGACCCCACggccctgcctccagctccagcaccggcccccccggcccagcagccgcacctgccccaggcccagctcaTGTTAGCCGGCAGCCAGCTGGCCGGG GACATCCAGCAGCTCCTTCAGCTCCAGCAGCTGGTGCTTGTCCCTGGGCACCACCTCCAGCCGCCCGCCCAGTTCCTACTGCCACAGGCCCAGCAAGGACAACAAG GGCTGCTCCCGACACCAAATCTCTTTCAGCTACCTCAGCAAAGCCCGGGGGGGCTcctgccaacccccccccgcgccgggctgcctgcacag ccAGTGACTCGGCCGGGTCTCCCCGAGTCCCACCTcgcgcacccccagcccccgaaATGCCTGGAGCCGCCGGCGCACCCCGAGGAGCCCAGCGACCTGGAGGAACTGGAGCAGTTCGCCCGCACCTTCAAACAGCGACGCATCAAGCTTGGCTTCACGCAG ggcgaCGTAGGGCTGGCCATGGGGAAACTCTATGGCAACGACTTCAGCCAGACGACCATCTCCCGCTTCGAGGCCCTGAACCTCAGCTTCAAGAACATGTGCAAGCTCAAGCCGCTGCTGGAGAAGTGGCTGAATGACGCTG AGACCATGTCGGTGGACtcgaccctccccagccccaaccaGCTGAGCAGCCCCAGCCTGGGGTTTGACGGGCTGCCAGGCCGGCGCCGCAAGAAACGCACCAGCATCGAGACCAACGTGCGCTTCGCCCTGGAGAAGAGCTTTCTCGCG AACCAGAAGCCTACCTCAGAGGAGATCCTGCTGATCGCAGAGCAGCTGAACATGGAGAAGGAGGTGATCCGTGTCTGGTTCTGCAACCGCCGCCAGAAGGAGAAACGCATCAAcccctgcagcagcacccccatgcTGCCCGCCCAGGGCAAGCCCCCCGGGTACGGCCCGCACATG GTGACGAGTCCGGGCCCCGGCGTGAGTCTCCCGCTCTCCCAGGCCTCCAGCAGTCTGAGCACAACAG TGACTACCTTATCCTCGGCGGTCGGCTCCCTGACCCCCAGCCGgacgggggcgggcggggggcctCCCGCCATCAATtccgccacgccgccccccacCAACAACACCAACCCCAGCCCCCAGACCAGCAGCCACGCGGCCATCGGCCTGTCGGGCCTGAATCCCAGCACGGG aagcacagtGCTAGGGGTGAACGCGGGGTTAAACCCGGCGCTAATGGCCACCAACCCGCTGGCCACCATCCAAG CGTTGGCCAGTGGTGGAACCCTGCCCATTACCAGTCTTGACGCCAGCGGTAACTTGGTCCTGGGCACTACGGCCAGCACCCCGGGGAGCCAGAGCATTGTCACCTCGCCGCTCTTCCTGAACCACGCGGGGCTGCCCCTGCTGAGTGCCACCccggggggagtggggctggtctCGGCCGCCGTGGCCGCCTCCCTGTCCAGCAAATcccccagcctcacctcctcctcctcctcctcctcctcctccacctgctcctcttgCAGCTCCTCCAGCGAGGCGGCCGGGCCGCCCCCGGGCCACGCCGGGCTGGCAGCCTCCGAGCCGGACAGCAAGACGGAGTGA
- the LOC112061446 gene encoding POU domain, class 2, transcription factor 2-like isoform X3, with product MSKPLELEKTRVEPHGEHTDTERNGPDTNHQTQQSKPAPFSPAPTGPSPKIKAEDPTALPPAPAPAPPAQQPHLPQAQLMLAGSQLAGLTALMPAQQQLLLQQAQLLAAAVQQSNAAAAANAASQPPGGEAPQSQPQTPQLALSQPIQLTAQDIQQLLQLQQLVLVPGHHLQPPAQFLLPQAQQGQQGLLPTPNLFQLPQQSPGGLLPTPPRAGLPAQPVTRPGLPESHLAHPQPPKCLEPPAHPEEPSDLEELEQFARTFKQRRIKLGFTQGDVGLAMGKLYGNDFSQTTISRFEALNLSFKNMCKLKPLLEKWLNDAETMSVDSTLPSPNQLSSPSLGFDGLPGRRRKKRTSIETNVRFALEKSFLANQKPTSEEILLIAEQLNMEKEVIRVWFCNRRQKEKRINPCSSTPMLPAQGKPPGYGPHMVTSPGPGVSLPLSQASSSLSTTVTTLSSAVGSLTPSRTGAGGGPPAINSATPPPTNNTNPSPQTSSHAAIGLSGLNPSTGVGQWWNPAHYQS from the exons ATGTCTAAGCCACTGGAGCTGGAGAAGACACGAGTGGAGCCACATGGGGAGCACACAG ACACAGAACGAAACGGTCCCGACACAAACCACCAG ACCCAGCAGAGCAAACCAGCCCCATTCTCCCCGGCCcccaccggccccagccccaag atcAAGGCGGAGGACCCCACggccctgcctccagctccagcaccggcccccccggcccagcagccgcacctgccccaggcccagctcaTGTTAGCCGGCAGCCAGCTGGCCGGG CTGACGGCCCTGATGCccgcccagcagcagctcctcctgcagcaggcgCAGCTCCTGGCCGCGGCCGTGCAGCAATCCAACGCGGCCGCCGCAGCCAACGCCGCCAGCCAGCCGCCGGGGGGCGAGgcgccccagagccagccgcaaaCGCCCCAGCTGGCTCTGTCGCAGCCCATCCAGCTCACCGCGCAG GACATCCAGCAGCTCCTTCAGCTCCAGCAGCTGGTGCTTGTCCCTGGGCACCACCTCCAGCCGCCCGCCCAGTTCCTACTGCCACAGGCCCAGCAAGGACAACAAG GGCTGCTCCCGACACCAAATCTCTTTCAGCTACCTCAGCAAAGCCCGGGGGGGCTcctgccaacccccccccgcgccgggctgcctgcacag ccAGTGACTCGGCCGGGTCTCCCCGAGTCCCACCTcgcgcacccccagcccccgaaATGCCTGGAGCCGCCGGCGCACCCCGAGGAGCCCAGCGACCTGGAGGAACTGGAGCAGTTCGCCCGCACCTTCAAACAGCGACGCATCAAGCTTGGCTTCACGCAG ggcgaCGTAGGGCTGGCCATGGGGAAACTCTATGGCAACGACTTCAGCCAGACGACCATCTCCCGCTTCGAGGCCCTGAACCTCAGCTTCAAGAACATGTGCAAGCTCAAGCCGCTGCTGGAGAAGTGGCTGAATGACGCTG AGACCATGTCGGTGGACtcgaccctccccagccccaaccaGCTGAGCAGCCCCAGCCTGGGGTTTGACGGGCTGCCAGGCCGGCGCCGCAAGAAACGCACCAGCATCGAGACCAACGTGCGCTTCGCCCTGGAGAAGAGCTTTCTCGCG AACCAGAAGCCTACCTCAGAGGAGATCCTGCTGATCGCAGAGCAGCTGAACATGGAGAAGGAGGTGATCCGTGTCTGGTTCTGCAACCGCCGCCAGAAGGAGAAACGCATCAAcccctgcagcagcacccccatgcTGCCCGCCCAGGGCAAGCCCCCCGGGTACGGCCCGCACATG GTGACGAGTCCGGGCCCCGGCGTGAGTCTCCCGCTCTCCCAGGCCTCCAGCAGTCTGAGCACAACAG TGACTACCTTATCCTCGGCGGTCGGCTCCCTGACCCCCAGCCGgacgggggcgggcggggggcctCCCGCCATCAATtccgccacgccgccccccacCAACAACACCAACCCCAGCCCCCAGACCAGCAGCCACGCGGCCATCGGCCTGTCGGGCCTGAATCCCAGCACGGG CGTTGGCCAGTGGTGGAACCCTGCCCATTACCAGTCTTGA